DNA sequence from the Ornithorhynchus anatinus isolate Pmale09 chromosome X4, mOrnAna1.pri.v4, whole genome shotgun sequence genome:
GGAGCCCCTGGCGGTTCTGGGGGTCCATGTGCCAGTACAGGCGGGCCACATAGATGGTCAGCTTCACTGTGGGGTACTTGTCCAGGAAGGTTCGTATGGCTCTGGCACACTCCCAACAGGGGCTCCAGGACAGGAACCAGGTGATGGTGCAGGTAGTGGATGGGCCCAGGTGCCGCTGGGCCTGGAAGTGGTCTAAAAAGCTCTGCTCCACATGATGCGTGCTGTTTTGGCTGCAGCTCCGCCACAGGCGGCTGCTGGAGCCCCACCACACCTCTGAGAGCAAGCTGGTCTCCTTGCGCAGCTGGCTGGGGTCAAAGAAGGATGTGAATTCCCATGATTTGATCCTCCTCCTGAAATGGAGCACAGGGCAGAGGTTGGAAGGCAGAGGGTAgggagccgggagtcagaaggtgagagAGTCAGGAGTCTTCAAGTGGGAAtggggctctgagccccatgaccTCCTTTCCAGCCAGGAGGCATAAGCAGTCCCAGATTTCCTTGGAACCCGGGTCTCACCAAGCTGGTGAGCTGACCTGTCCCTGATCCCAGGCCCAACCCCCTTTGATCCCAGCTCCAGATTCTCCTACTCCAGTTTACTCTGACAGAGTCAGTAGAGCCTGATGGGCAGAGCACGGAGCATGGGACGGGAAATCAGAAGACCCAAATtagcccctggtctgctgtgtgactgtggctaaGTCACGGaatccctgtgccttagtttcctcatctggaaaatgaagacaagacccctgttcttcctctgagactgtgagccctgtataggacCTAGACTGTGTCTGAGTGGATGGATTATCTTGCATGAACTCCAGAAGTGAGTgcacaaatgcttaataaattgtaATATATTATTCATCCCCTTCATACTCCCTAACCTGTGACACCTGGCTCACTGACTGATTAGGGCTGATGTCTCTAAACCTGTGAGCTTTAAGACCCAAGCCAGGTTAGTAGATTGTCCTACAAGCCCAGGGGGCCAGTTGGTCAGCCTGAGTGGCTGGGTCAGAGGCCAGGGGATGCTCAACTCAGGATGGGGAATCCTTGAGGCCTCAGCAAGGGAAAGCTTAGGGGTCTGGCTGGATCTGCTCAGGGAGAAAAGGGTGTGAGGGGAGGGAGTGAcaacaggggagagagatggcaaAGTCGTCCTTTGCTTTGGATCATAAAGACCATACATAGGAAGAAAGCAAGAACTTTAGAAGAACCACCCCGTAGATTGTTTTTGTTCCACATCCAAGagcaaaagagggaggaaggcgtGCGCgggcgcacgcacacacacacacacacacacactgtcagcAGGGGCAAGAGGCATGCACTCAGTCAGGGTCAGGGGAATGAGAGGATACAAACATACAGTGTTGGGAGGTCAGGGGTAGCGAAAGACCCAGGAAGCCCTTGGCTCCCCCTCTCCAGAAGTCCCTTACTGGGAGACTAAGAAGGCAGAGGATGGAAGAATCTCACCTCACGGTTGGGTCTGCAGCCAAGGTCTCTGCTGGCAAAGAGGTCATAGCATCAGCCGGCGAGCGAGAGCCAGACAGGGCTCCCATTCCAGGCTCTGGACTGCCCTCCAGCCACAATGGTGGACTAGAGAGGAGCACAGAGCTTCTGGGAACCTCCCTGTTCTGGGTAAGGCCTGGCCCTCTTACAACACAGCGGAGTGGAGAGTCTGGTTCTTCTCTGCCCAATTCCagccccacttcccctttccccccacataTGCCTGTCCTGCCCCCGATCCTGGGAAGGAGCCTCCCAGCTCACAGAGGGCTTGGCCTGGGCAGCTGAGGGGTGGCATGGAGGAAAAACTCTCTGACATCAGACctgtggaggaaagggggctcCTGGCCCTCAAGTTGATCACCATCACCCACCAGcaccctgggtgggggtggggaggcactgCTAGGAGCCCAAAGCCCAGCCAACCGAGGCCTCCCCCTGCCATGACCCAGGTTCTTAAGTGCCCAGACCAGGACCCCCATCCCTCACCAGAAGATGCTCCAGTACCTCTCTCTTTGGCCATGACACCTTCCCCTCAGGCTGGAGGCTCCCTGCACTGCTCTCTGGGGGAACACAACTGGACTTTGACTTTCTGTGAGCCCTCAGTGCCACTTCCTCAGCAGAGGGTGACTCATGGGTGACGCTGACCAGGCACGTCAAAGCacaagctgcttcccatatccAGTTCCTCatatctgccttcccttctaccAACtaggtctctctccctccccctcgcctaACCCTTGACCTCATCCCAGGTCCTGGTACCTCTCCCCTCACAGGCCCGGGGCAAGGTCTGTCCCCAAGaaaagggtggggatggggcagagagagCTGGCCTGGGGTTGTGTGTGAGAACCAGTCAGGTAGGAGCCCATATGACTCAGATTATGGTACAGTGCTGCCTCCTCCAATCTACCCTCCCCAGACTTCCGGATTCCACCCCTTTGCCCTTTACCCCCACCCCGTGACTGGGACCAGGGTGGGGCACAGGGCTACTGAGACAGGAGCATGGACTTGGTCTGTGTAGTGCTTGGCCTAgagagtgcttaaaaaaaaccccactccagtcctgccCACCCAGTCCTCCCAGAGGCAGGGGCCAAGGTAGAGAACAGATCAGGGGGAATTAGGCAGAACCCAGCGACACTAAGTCCAAGGTCAGCAtctcagagaaatgaaaaaaagcaGCAGGTGTCCTGGCCCACCACCGCAAGAGTGCAATCAACTCCCAGACATTGCCAAATCCAGGGTGGGTGCAGCCCATGCTTCTGGTGACTTCCAGATAGGAGCAAGGTTGTGACTGAGATGGTGTAGGCACAAATAGCAGCATCTGTGCACAGATGAGTGTATAGGTATTGGCACCCATGACtgtatatgagagagagagagagagagagatcatcaGAAGCTCCTTTGAACTGACAGACAACTTGAGTGTGTGTGCCTCTAAGTAtgactgtgggactggggcaaGGGGTATATGGGCCTATAGAGGTGGCACAGGAGATTATGGGTGCCCTTGAGCAAGCTGTGGGGGAGGATACAGACTGTAGAGGGTCCCAAAAggagtgggtggagaagaagaCACAGCAGGAACAATAGCCCCTTGGGGGATTtgcacagaaaaatcaatcaaggtAGGAGGGCAGTGGGGCAGAAAAGAGACTTGACACCATAATTGCCCTTTTACCAGTAGGGAATGGGCAAGTGATAAAGTCCTTAAGGTCATTTTCCAACCAATTCTTCCCATTCAGCCACCATGATGGCCACCAGCTTCTCCTCAGGGTATAAGCCATGATatttctccctgctctcccccaaatcccctccatccccagcaATCTACTACCCATGATTGACTTTGGCCTCTCCTGGCCCCCCGTCACTTTGCCCATGCTATTCTGCCCTTACCCCACGGACAGGATTAACCTTGAGCCCCCCTCAGCCCCTGCACTTCCCCCTCAACAATCACTGCCACTGGAATTAGTAGTAAAAAGATGGACAGACCTGGATCCCGGTAAGAGGCTTTATTCAAGTCACTCTGCGGGCAAGGAGCAGAGCTCAAATACCACACGGTAAAAGCACAGAGGCTGGATGCAGCCCACACAGGATCCTGTAAAAGCAAGGAAGTCTTCTACATGAGCAGCAAGTCTTGAGCAGCGAGGGAGCCAGTGACCTAAGCAGCAGAGAACTCTGTCACCTCTGATAAAAAGGATTCATGCTATCACAGGCCTCACTGGGCCCGGGAGAACCAACTCTGTCCTCCAGCAcacttggggagggtgggggagagatatGGACAAACTATGATATGAGCATTTAGCCAAAGGTCAGGGggatgggaagaaaagaaagaagtcaGGCCCTCTACTCTCCAGGTAGGgcacaggggagatggagaggggctgAAAGCCAGGAT
Encoded proteins:
- the APOBEC1 gene encoding C->U-editing enzyme APOBEC-1 isoform X1; this encodes MGALSGSRSPADAMTSLPAETLAADPTVRRRIKSWEFTSFFDPSQLRKETSLLSEVWWGSSSRLWRSCSQNSTHHVEQSFLDHFQAQRHLGPSTTCTITWFLSWSPCWECARAIRTFLDKYPTVKLTIYVARLYWHMDPQNRQGLRNLVKGGVDVRIMGPSEHYYCWRNFVDYSRGEEEEWPRYHRVPIHLFDLELHCICLDLPACLTISPVKHQQLLSFSLTLHTCHYQKLPPALLLLLGLVRPPPPQTSLSVAHRGRGPGTVNGGEWDPNNWGWFWVLR